GTCCTTGGCTCACTAAGATGAGTCCGAACGTAAGTCCGACGATGGCGACGATCGGGACGAGAAGCCAGTGGAACGCCTCCATGGTGAGCAGACCGCCCCGTTCGTACGCGTAGTTCAGCGTGACGCCCCAGTTCTGCCCGGTGTACGGTAACACGCCGAGGAAATACAAGCCGACGGACGCGAAGATGGTGTAGCGCGCGGCGAGCACGAAGTTGACCATCACATACGGCATGAGGTTCGGCAGCACATCCTTGAGGAGGATGCGCGGTGTGCTCGTTCCCATCGTTCGGGCAGCTTCGATGTAGCTCGATTCCCGGATCGAGAGCACCTGTGACCGGATCGAACGACCCAACCCTGCCCAGTAGTTGATCGTGAGGATCACCCCGAGAAAGATCGGGTTTTCCGGTTTGAACGTGATCGCGAGCACGATGACGAGCGGCAGGCCCGGAATCGCCATGAAGAAATCGGAGATCGACGTGATAATGTTGTCGACGGTTCCGCCTTTGTACCCGGAGACTGTACCGACGAGGACCGCGATCCCGGTCGCCCACACGCCGCCCGCCAACACCATCAACAGGATGAACGGCGTCGAATCGATGATCAGAGCCAGCAGGTCGACGCCGGACTGTGTCGTTCCCAGCGGGAACTGCATGGTCTCGAAGGGTTTGAGGAGCGGATCGGCCTGATTGGTCGAGGGGTTGCGCCAGAGGCCGAACACTTCGACCATCGCCATAAGCCCGTAGACACTCAGGATGAGGAGCCCGATCCGGGTGCGCATATCCGCCCACGCGATGACGGCCGGCTCGTAGATCCAGCGACGGCCGAACTCGCGTAGCCGTTCGCGGCGGCTCATCTCCACCGACGACGCCTCTGACCGCCAGTCGATCTCGTCCGTAGAATCGGCCTCAGTAGCCATCGGTATCACCTGCGCTGATGCGTGGATCGATCAGTCCGTACGTCAGATCTGCGACACACACCGCGACGACGAGGGTGACCGTGATGACGAGGAAACAGCCCATCATCAGCGGGTAGTCGTTCGCGTTGACGGCCTCGATCAGGTAGTAGCCGAGTCCGGGATAGGAAAAGATCTCTTCGAGCACGACGGTTCCCCCTAGGCGAAACCCGATCAACAAGAGCAGCCCGGTGTACATCGGCAGGATGGCGTTCTGGGCAACGTATCGGGTGGCGATGCGGCCATCGGAGAGCCCGCGCAGCCGAGCGACCTCGACGTACTCCTTGCCGAGCACCTGAATGCTGTTACTCCGCATGTTGAGCGCCGTCGATCCGATCCCACCGATGGTGAACGCGATGATCGGAAGAGCGGCGTGGTGCAGAACGCTGGTGAAATACTCGAGCGTAAAGCCTGCTTCGACGGTCCGCGCGACCGCGTTCCCGGTCGGAAAGAGTTGGAACTGGTACCCTAGGAAAAACAGGAAGATCACCGCGAAAATGTAGTACGGGACCGCCATCAAGAAGATCGAACTTCCCGAAAATACGGTGTCAAAGATCGAACCCTCCCAGTACGCCTGAACGGCACCGATCAGCACGCCGATGACGAACATCAGCACCGTCGAAACGACGACCAGAAGCACCGTCCACGGGAGCGCCCGCGCGATGATTTCGAGAACGGGAGCTCCATAGGAGATCGATTCCCCCAGATCTAACTGTACGACACCGACGAGATAATCGAGATACTGCTGCCACAGCGGCGCTTCGGGCCGAATGTTCTGGAGCGCCTGGATGCGTGCGTCGACCTGTTCGGCCGGAACGCCCTGCCGGAGGAGCTGCACTCGCAACTGGGTGAACGGGCCACCAGGGAGCAGACGGATCAACCCGAAGCTAAGCGTCGCAACCGCGAACACGGTGAGTGGAATCCGCAGCGTTCGT
The sequence above is drawn from the Halocatena salina genome and encodes:
- a CDS encoding ABC transporter permease; this translates as MATEADSTDEIDWRSEASSVEMSRRERLREFGRRWIYEPAVIAWADMRTRIGLLILSVYGLMAMVEVFGLWRNPSTNQADPLLKPFETMQFPLGTTQSGVDLLALIIDSTPFILLMVLAGGVWATGIAVLVGTVSGYKGGTVDNIITSISDFFMAIPGLPLVIVLAITFKPENPIFLGVILTINYWAGLGRSIRSQVLSIRESSYIEAARTMGTSTPRILLKDVLPNLMPYVMVNFVLAARYTIFASVGLYFLGVLPYTGQNWGVTLNYAYERGGLLTMEAFHWLLVPIVAIVGLTFGLILVSQGLDRVFNPQVRTRLTGESESIEEESDTTTSGLM
- a CDS encoding ABC transporter permease, which produces MNYYLRRTLRIPLTVFAVATLSFGLIRLLPGGPFTQLRVQLLRQGVPAEQVDARIQALQNIRPEAPLWQQYLDYLVGVVQLDLGESISYGAPVLEIIARALPWTVLLVVVSTVLMFVIGVLIGAVQAYWEGSIFDTVFSGSSIFLMAVPYYIFAVIFLFFLGYQFQLFPTGNAVARTVEAGFTLEYFTSVLHHAALPIIAFTIGGIGSTALNMRSNSIQVLGKEYVEVARLRGLSDGRIATRYVAQNAILPMYTGLLLLIGFRLGGTVVLEEIFSYPGLGYYLIEAVNANDYPLMMGCFLVITVTLVVAVCVADLTYGLIDPRISAGDTDGY